A window of the Cicer arietinum cultivar CDC Frontier isolate Library 1 chromosome 6, Cicar.CDCFrontier_v2.0, whole genome shotgun sequence genome harbors these coding sequences:
- the LOC140918592 gene encoding abscisate beta-glucosyltransferase-like, with translation MDHETDSVRIFFFPFVGGGHQIPMIDTARVFAKHGAISTILTTPSNALQFKNSITRDQKSNLPITIHTLTEITDTDTDMSAGPMIDTSVLLEPLKQFLLQHKPDCIVVDMFHRWAGDIIDDLKIPRIVFTGNGCFPRCVIENTRKHVVFDNLSSDYEPFLVPGLPDRIEMTKSQVPIFMRNTSQIPDRIKQLDEKSFGTVINSFYDFEPAYADYTRNVLGIKAWLVGPVSLCNRSVEDKKERGKQPTMDEQSCLNWLNSKKPNSVLYVSFGSLARLHTKQIKEIAYGLEASDQSFIWVVGKILNSTDKEETCGENWVLDEFEKRMKELDKGLIFRGWAPQLLILEHDAVGGFMTHCGWNSTLEGVCVGVPMITWPLSAEQFINEKLVTDVLKIGVQVGSKEWGTWDRERKELVGREKVEFAVKKLMRKSEETEEMRRRVKQIAENAKSAVEEGGTSYADIDAFIQELKACRFTSQV, from the coding sequence ATGGACCATGAAACTGATTCAGTTAGAATTTTCTTCTTCCCTTTCGTAGGTGGAGGTCATCAAATACCAATGATAGACACAGCAAGAGTGTTTGCAAAACATGGAGCAATATCAACCATCCTAACAACACCCTCCAATGCTCTTCAATTTAAAAACTCAATCACTCGAGACCAAAAATCAAATCTTCCAATTACTATTCACACTCTCACCGAAATAACCGACACAGACACAGACATGTCTGCTGGTCCCATGATAGATACCTCTGTTCTTCTTGAACCTCTCAAACAGTTCCTTCTTCAACACAAACCCGATTGTATAGTTGTTGACATGTTTCATCGTTGGGCTGGTGACATCATCGATGATCTCAAAATCCCAAGAATTGTTTTCACAGGTAACGGTTGCTTCCCTCGATGTGTCATTGAAAATACTAGAAAACATGTTGTGTTTGATAATCTGAGTTCAGATTATGAACCTTTCCTTGTTCCTGGTCTTCCTGATAGAATCGAAATGACAAAATCTCAGGTTCCGATTTTCATGAGAAACACATCTCAGATTCCTGATAGAATAAAACAGTTGGATGAAAAAAGCTTTGGTACTGTTATCAATAGCTTCTATGATTTTGAACCAGCTTATGCTGATTACACAAGAAATGTATTGGGAATAAAAGCATGGCTTGTAGGACCGGTTTCTCTTTGTAATAGAAGCGTAGAAGATAAGAAAGAGAGAGGGAAACAACCAACTATGGATGAACAAAGTTGTTTGAATTGGTTGAATTctaagaaaccaaattcagTTCTTTATGTAAGTTTTGGAAGCTTGGCTCGGTTACACACGAAACAGATCAAGGAAATTGCTTATGGTCTTGAAGCTTCTGATCAATCATTCATTTGGGTGGTTGGGAAGATTCTGAACTCAACTGATAAAGAAGAAACTTGTGGTGAAAATTGGgttcttgatgaatttgaaaagAGGATGAAGGAATTGGATAAAGGTTTGATTTTTAGAGGTTGGGCTCCTCAACTTCTGATATTGGAGCATGATGCAGTTGGAGGGTTTATGACTCATTGTGGATGGAATTCAACTTTAGAAGGTGTGTGTGTTGGAGTGCCAATGATAACGTGGCCACTTTCAGCTGAACAATTTATTAATGAGAAATTGGTAACAGATGTGTTGAAGATAGGGGTTCAAGTTGGAAGTAAAGAGTGGGGAACGTGGGATAGGGAGAGGAAAGAGTTGGTGGGAAGAGAAAAAGtggagtttgcagtgaagaagtTGATGAGGAAGAGTGAAGAGACAGAAGAAATGAGAAGGAGAGTTAAACAAATTGCAGAGAATGCAAAAAGTGCTGTTGAAGAAGGTGGAACATCTTATGCTGATATTGATGCCTTTATTCAGGAACTTAAAGCTTGCAGATTCACAAGTCAAGTTTAG